A genomic stretch from Thunnus maccoyii chromosome 19, fThuMac1.1, whole genome shotgun sequence includes:
- the nrarpa gene encoding notch-regulated ankyrin repeat-containing protein A — MSQADVSTCSAPQRVFQEAVKKGNTKELHSLLQNMTNCEFNVNSFGPEGQTALHQSVIDGNLELVKLLVKFGADIRLANREGWSALHIAAFGGHQDIVLYLITKAKYSSGAR, encoded by the coding sequence ATGAGCCAGGCGGATGTGTCGACTTGCTCCGCGCCGCAGAGGGTTTTCCAGGAGGCGGTGAAGAAGGGCAACACCAAGGAGCTGCACTCGTTGCTGCAGAACATGACAAACTGCGAGTTCAACGTCAACTCCTTTGGGCCAGAAGGACAGACGGCTCTACACCAGTCCGTCATTGACGGGAACTTGGAGCTGGTAAAACTGCTGGTGAAGTTTGGTGCAGATATCCGGCTGGCCAACAGGGAAGGGTGGAGCGCTTTACACATCGCCGCCTTCGGGGGCCACCAAGACATTGTGCTATACCTCATCACCAAGGCCAAGTACTCCTCTGGCGCCCGGTga